The Anastrepha ludens isolate Willacy chromosome X, idAnaLude1.1, whole genome shotgun sequence genome includes a window with the following:
- the LOC128870283 gene encoding uncharacterized protein LOC128870283, with product MSLEEVKQQRLLTRKNMSRIRTIVETSESKTGKILSPIELKCRLGILDSYFKQGLSYQTQIEKLDPEDNGRGDLEDLYVTIRSNIQMQLGEDEHNSTIPESSAAIPVSHSKIPALKLPVFCGRYSEYKNFIASFMHVIENESSLSNIEKFNHLLNCLKGQALETVKAFQITSENYSKALDRLKSRYDNSTLIFMETIKSLFELPSAAKGGASQLQSLVDNVSALYSSLLSIGSDKNISHLLLIHLVMDKVDEETQKKWKESLDFTSLPSWEQCAKVLERRCQFLESASGSLSFGDSGKSSYKQENRNKPPRKGYSFSCTNRSCALCSNSDHLIGSCSRFKQLEIADRFKEVKRLGLCLNCLSNKHQLAHCSSAFRCKHCARSHHSLLHRAPTSNKMQSVSLSTSSLEQPTQPVSTAATHTHQEKSPQDQVILATAVVLIRDASGCFQFGRALLDSCSQVKFITEEFSRKLRLPRERHHVEIQSIGDSVTNIKYKTSAIVKSRMCDYETPLSFHVTSQIAYQPEAEFNITSWNLPANIELTDENFFKPTRVDLLIGTEIFFDILSIGQIKLAPGLPSLQKTLLGWVVSGRYQRPTENSSSICLLSVEESVDANLQRLWKLDEPSKADMWTTEQRNCEQSYLQTVQRNAEGRVVVKLPFKEAPHCLGQSYATALRRFIAQERRITRCPDLHQRYIAFMEEYSRLGHMSIVKKVDFDNPHYYVPHHYVLKPTSTTTKLSRVVFDASCKSTTQRSLNDILAVGPTLQNDLYILLLRFRLYRYTLTADIVKMYRQILVDRNDRKFQYILWRSTPHDEIRTYQLNTVTYGTASAPYLAVQSLNYIADAYESDYALGASTIKTSFYVDDLLCGADTLAELSQIKYEVTEILRRGCFPLAKWHSNHYKFREDDTMKDLNIDESFTTSTLGIQWDQIRDIFLFSFQSKQPVNARGTKRSILSIASALFDPLGLLAPVIITAKIILQEIWLLKLNWDESVPQNLQTAWERFLKDIAHLSTLSVPRYSGSTNHNSLQIHGFCDSSIRAYGCAIYLRSKSTEGKPTVTLLTAKSRVAPIKKQSLPKLELCGALLLARLLPKLNLYSTPTPTFLWTDSQIVLHWLELHSATLSTFVGNRVSEIQDLTADVSWRHVPTKCNPADIVSRGCTALELSSSIWFSGPSFLQLESENWPSNQCGQLDMEEVSREKRAKALVALLRLQFWVINARDVARRIVRSCIHCVRYKPKLFQQTMGNLPVSRLTPSRPFARCGIDFCGPIETYLRIRGKGPYKTYIAIFVCFSTKAVHIEIVSDLSTDAFLAALKRMIGRRGLPTDIYCDNATNFVGASRKLQELKMAPHFGGLWEAAVKSAKGLLNRSMANGRLTFEELNTVMISIEAILNSRPISPLSSDPNDLEALTPGHFLIGSSLKAIPEREEMGTNIDHISKWARTVAIKQSFWRRWSHEYINSLQARTKWTSGNPNVLEGLLVIIQDENAPPQRWTMGRIIKCIAGSDNRIRVVDVKTSRGILRRPVHKIAVLPA from the exons ATGTCGCTGGAAGAAGTCAAGCAGCAGCGCTTACTAACCCGGAAAAACATGTCCCGCATAAGGACAATAGTGGAGACAAGCGAAagtaaaactggaaaaatacttTCGCCCATTGAACTCAAGTGTCGACTCGGAATTTTAGATTCCTATTTTAAGCAGGGGTTGAGCTATCAAACGCAAATCGAGAAGCTCGATCCAGAAGACAATGGTAGGGGTGACCTGGAAGACCTCTACGTCACCATCCGTTCAAACATCCAAATGCAGCTCGGTGAAGATGAACACAATTCAACGATCCCTGAATCATCAGCAGCAATTCCTGTTTCGCATTCAAAAATACCAGCATTAAAGCTACCCGTATTCTGTGGAAGGTACtcggaatataaaaatttcattgcatCATTCATGCACGTCATCGAAAATGAGTCATCGCTGTCTAATATTGAGAAGTTTAACCATCTCCTCAATTGTTTAAAAGGGCAGGCCTTGGAGACTGTGAAGGCGTTCCAAATCACCAGCGAGAACTACTCAAAGGCATTAGACAGATTAAAATCCCGTTACGACAATAGCACGCTCATCTTCATGGAAACCATCAAGTCGTTATTCGAGCTACCTTCTGCTGCAAAAGGCGGTGCTTCTCAGTTACAAAGTTTGGTCGACAACGTGTCTGCACTTTATAGTTCGCTGTTGTCAATCGGCTCTGATAAAAACATTTCGCATTTACTGCTCATTCACCTTGTAATGGACAAGGTTGATGAAGAAACGCAAAAAAAGTGGAAGGAGTCGTTAGACTTCACATCGCTACCATCTTGGGAACAGTGCGCAAAGGTTCTTGAACGACGCTGTCAGTTTTTAGAGTCAGCATCGGGCTCCCTCTCGTTTGGTGATTCTGGTAAATCCAGCTACAAACAGGAAAACAGGAATAAGCCGCCACGTAAGGGCTATTCGTTTTCATGTACAAATCGCTCTTGCGCATTATGTTCTAATTCAGACCACTTAATTGGCAGTTGCTCTCGCTTCAAGCAACTGGAGATTGCTGACCGCTTCAAAGAGGTTAAAAGGTTAGGTCTGTGCCTAAATTGTTTGTCTAATAAACACCAACTAGCACATTGCTCGTCCGCATTCAGATGTAAACATTGTGCTCGTTCTCATCACAGCCTACTTCATCGTGCTCCTACTtcaaacaaaatgcagtcagtATCGCTTTCTACATCATCACTTGAGCAACCAACGCAACCTGTAAGTACTGCAGCTACGCACACACATCAAGAAAAATCGCCACAAGACCAAGTCATACTAGCAACTGCAGTGGTGCTCATCCGAGATGCGTCTGGCTGTTTTCAATTCGGTAGAGCGCTACTCGACTCCTGCTCccaagtaaaatttattaccgAGGAGTTTTCCCGAAAATTGCGCCTCCCAAGAGAAAGGCACCACGTTGAAATCCAGAGCATTGGGGACTCGGtaacaaatattaaatacaagacATCAGCCATTGTCAAATCACGAATGTGTGACTATGAGACACCATTATCGTTCCATGTTACCTCGCAAATCGCTTATCAACCAGAGGCTGAATTTAATATCACATCTTGGAACTTGCCGGCTAACATTGAACTCACCGACGAAAATTTCTTTAAGCCAACACGTGTAGACCTACTCATCGGCACAGAAATCTTTTTCGACATTCTGTCTATTGGGCAAATAAAGTTAGCACCTGGGTTACCGTCACTACAGAAGACTTTATTAGGTTGGGTCGTCTCTGGCCGATATCAACGACCTACAGAAAATTCATCATCAATTTGCCTACTTTCGGTTGAAGAATCAGTGGATGCCAATTTGCAACGCCTCTGGAAGCTGGATGAACCATCAAAGGCAGACATGTGGACCACTGAGCAAAGGAATTGTGAACAAAGTTACTTGCAAACCGTGCAGAGAAACGCCGAGGGGAGAGTTGTTGTCAAGCTACCGTTTAAAGAGGCCCCTCATTGTCTTGGCCAGTCATACGCAACTGCACTTCGAAGATTTATTGCTCAGGAGCGGCGTATAACGCGCTGTCCTGACCTTCACCAACGATACATCGCATTTATGGAAGAGTATTCCCGCCTTGGGCATATGAGCATCGTTAAAAAGGTGGATTTCGATAATCCACATTACTATGTGCCTCATCATTATGTCCTGAAGCCAACTAGCACAACAACTAAGCTAAGCAGGGTAGTATTCGATGCCTCCTGCAAGAGTACAACCCAAAGATCACTCAACGATATTCTTGCTGTTGGGCCTACTTTGCAGAACGATCTATACATCTTGCTACTACGGTTTCGATTATATCGTTACACACTTACTGCTGATATCGTAAAGATGTATAGACAAATTTTGGTGGATAGAAACGATCGCAAATTCCAATACATCTTATGGAGAAGTACGCCTCACGATGAAATACGCACTTACCAGTTAAACACGGTAACATATGGTACGGCGTCCGCGCCTTATCTCGCTGTACAGAGCCTCAACTACATTGCTGATGCATACGAATCGGATTATGCTCTCGGTGCCAGCACAATTAAAACGTCATTCTACGTTGATGATCTTTTATGCGGTGCCGATACCCTGGCAGAGCTATCGCAAATCAAATACGAAGTCACGGAGATACTAAGGCGTGGTTGTTTCCCCTTGGCGAAGTGGCATTCAAACCACTATAAATTTCGAGAAGATGACACCATGAAAGATTTAAATATCGACGAAAGTTTTACAACGAGCACTTTAGGTATACAATGGGACCAAATAcgagatattttcttattctcTTTTCAGTCGAAACAACCTGTGAATGCACGTGGAACTAAGAGATCAATCTTATCTATTGCATCAGCGCTTTTCGATCCTTTGGGACTTCTCGCTCCGGTTATTATTACTGCAAAGATCATATTACAAGAAATATGGCTTTTGAAGCTGAATTGGGACGAGTCTGTGCCGCAGAACCTACAAACGGCTTGGGAACGATTTCTCAAGGACATAGCGCATCTGAGTACGCTCTCAGTTCCAAGGTATTCTGGATCAACAAATCACAACTCTTTACAAATTCATGGGTTTTGTGATTCGTCTATTCGAGCCTATGGCTGTGCTATTTACCTTCGCTCGAAATCAACAGAAGGCAAACCTACTGTCACCCTTTTGACTGCCAAGTCGCGTGTAGCTCCAATTAAGAAGCAATCGTTACCTAAACTCGAGTTGTGTGGCGCCTTGCTGTTAGCACGTCTACTACCAAAATTAAACCTCTATTCAACGCCAACACCAACGTTTCTGTGGACTGATTCACAAATTGTGCTACATTGGCTTGAACTGCACTCAGCTACCCTATCAACATTCGTCGGTAATCGAGTTTCAGAGATTCAAGATCTCACAGCAGATGTAAGTTGGCGGCATGTCCCAACAAAGTGCAACCCGGCTGATATCGTGTCACGAGGCTGTACTGCACTTGAACTAAGCAGTTCAATTTGGTTTTCAGGACCATCATTCTTACAACTTGAATCCGAAAACTGGCCCAGCAATCAATGTGGCCAACTCGATATGGAAGAAGTTTCTCGAGAAAAAC GTGCTAAAGCACTGGTGGCATTACTACGTCTTCAATTCTGGGTCATAAATGCAAGAGATGTGGCACGTCGGATTGTGAGATCTTGCATACATTGTGTAAGATATAAGCCGAAATTATTTCAGCAGACGATGGGCAACCTTCCTGTATCACGTCTTACGCCATCAAGACCGTTCGCACGGTGTGGTATAGACTTTTGCGGACCAATTGAAACATACCTGCGCATTCGAGGCAAAGGACCATACAAAACTTATATAGCCATATTTGTGTGCTTCTCAACGAAGGCAGTGCACATAGAAATAGTATCTGACTTGTCAACAGATGCATTTCTGGCCGCACTGAAGCGCATGATCGGCAGGCGAGGATTACCAACTGATATATACTGCGACAACGCGACTAATTTTGTAGGTGCCAGCAGAAAACTTCAAGAGTTGaagat GGCTCCGCATTTTGGAGGCCTATGGGAGGCCGCTGTGAAGTCAGCAAAGGGTCTTTTGAACCGCAGTATGGCGAATGGTCGCCTTACCTTTGAGGAACTGAACACAGTGATGATTTCTATCGAAGCAATACTAAATTCACGGCCAATTTCACCTTTGTCATCAGACCCGAACGACCTTGAAGCCCTGACTCCAGGCCATTTTTTAATAGGTAGCTCTCTTAAAGCAATCCCAGAGCGAGAGGAAATGGGCACCAACATTGATCATATTAGCAAATGGGCTCGCACTGTTGCGATCAAACAATCGTTTTGGCGAAGATGGTCACATGAATATATAAACAGCTTGCAAGCGCGGACCAAATGGACGAGTGGTAATCCTAATGTATTGGAAGGATTGCTAGTGATTATCCAAGACGAGAACGCACCTCCGCAGCGATGGACTATGGGACGTATCATCAAGTGCATTGCTGGCAGTGATAATCGCATTAGAGTCGTCGATGTTAAAACTTCAAGAGGAATCTTACGCCGACCAGTTCATAAAATAGCTGTACTACCTGCTTGA